A genomic stretch from Desulfotignum balticum DSM 7044 includes:
- the tatB gene encoding Sec-independent protein translocase protein TatB — translation MFGLGMPEILLILAIALIVIGPQKLPELAKTLGRAMGEFKRSAQDLKRSIDMDTTLQDVKSSTTDLKDVIKDSKREKPGRKKPDTTDATQGTDTDTSEAPDPATDADTSSSSKNTKGDTPADKENSNG, via the coding sequence ATGTTTGGCCTTGGAATGCCTGAAATTCTGTTGATTCTGGCCATTGCCCTGATCGTGATCGGGCCTCAGAAACTGCCTGAACTGGCAAAAACCTTAGGCCGGGCCATGGGAGAATTCAAACGCTCTGCCCAGGATCTCAAACGCAGTATTGACATGGATACCACTCTCCAGGATGTCAAATCTTCCACCACGGATTTAAAAGATGTGATCAAAGATTCCAAACGGGAAAAACCCGGCAGAAAAAAACCAGACACCACCGATGCAACCCAGGGAACAGATACTGACACCTCTGAAGCCCCGGACCCGGCAACGGATGCTGACACATCATCTTCATCAAAAAATACAAAGGGTGATACACCCGCTGACAAAGAGAACTCAAACGGATAA
- a CDS encoding DEAD/DEAH box helicase, translating into MKSFIDFLKRLFKKPAAPSPSPPDPGPRPRAQDTPHPRGQKKPIAEKSTGPEKSPAHSPKSTGTAPKSQKSASKPLWSVDQFQVPPLEGKTRFHDLGLPEPLMHAVADLGFEYCTDIQAALLPHTLAGKDATAKAQTGTGKTATFIIAIIKAFMDKPVKNKPGFPRALILAPTRELVHQIEKDFQGLARYAGCNILSVFGGTGYARQQQTLQDNSVDVIVATPGRLLDFIRQKIIQLSKVEIMVIDEADRMLDMGFIPDVRRLIYMTPPKNKRQTLFFSATLTEDVLRLADSWTTKNRVQIEIDPEQTAADSIRQIVYLTTEDKKFQHVYNLLTSETIERVLIFVNRKDTATFLSSKLDRYGQKCKVLSGDVSQNNRFKVLEQFKKGTVRILVATDVAARGLHVENISHVINYDMPFEPEHYIHRIGRTGRAGATGTSISFADEMSSFQIPLIEAVLGYKLPCEYPSDILENPLPKPAPKKKNTSPPPKAKAKSRRRRRSRPPGNYAGKSRPGSS; encoded by the coding sequence TTGAAATCTTTCATCGATTTTCTCAAGCGACTGTTCAAAAAACCGGCGGCACCTTCGCCGTCCCCGCCTGACCCCGGACCCCGGCCTCGTGCCCAAGACACGCCCCATCCCCGGGGTCAAAAAAAACCCATTGCCGAGAAATCGACGGGTCCGGAAAAATCACCCGCACACTCGCCAAAGAGTACCGGAACAGCGCCGAAATCCCAAAAATCGGCTTCCAAACCTTTATGGTCTGTGGACCAGTTTCAAGTACCGCCCCTGGAAGGCAAAACCCGGTTTCATGACCTGGGTCTGCCGGAACCGCTCATGCATGCCGTGGCAGATCTGGGATTTGAATACTGTACCGATATCCAGGCCGCCCTGCTGCCCCATACCCTGGCAGGCAAGGATGCCACGGCCAAGGCCCAGACCGGCACCGGCAAAACAGCCACGTTCATTATCGCCATCATCAAGGCATTTATGGACAAACCCGTAAAAAACAAACCCGGATTTCCCAGGGCCTTGATTCTGGCCCCCACCCGGGAACTGGTCCATCAGATAGAAAAAGATTTCCAGGGCCTGGCCAGATACGCCGGGTGCAATATTTTATCGGTTTTCGGCGGCACGGGGTATGCCCGGCAGCAGCAGACCCTTCAGGATAATTCTGTGGATGTGATTGTGGCCACGCCCGGGCGGCTTCTGGATTTTATCCGGCAAAAAATCATCCAGCTTTCCAAAGTGGAAATCATGGTCATCGATGAAGCGGACCGGATGCTGGACATGGGATTTATTCCGGATGTCCGCAGACTCATTTACATGACCCCGCCCAAAAACAAACGACAGACCCTTTTCTTTTCCGCCACCCTGACCGAAGATGTCTTACGCCTGGCCGATTCATGGACCACCAAAAACCGGGTTCAGATTGAAATCGATCCGGAACAGACGGCGGCGGACAGTATCCGGCAGATTGTCTATCTGACCACGGAAGATAAAAAATTTCAGCACGTTTACAATCTGTTGACGTCTGAAACAATTGAGCGGGTTCTTATCTTTGTGAACCGAAAAGATACTGCCACTTTTTTGAGCAGCAAACTGGACCGGTACGGCCAGAAGTGCAAGGTGCTCTCCGGAGACGTTTCCCAGAACAACCGGTTCAAGGTGCTGGAGCAGTTCAAAAAAGGCACCGTCCGGATTCTGGTGGCCACGGATGTGGCGGCCCGGGGCCTGCATGTTGAAAACATCAGCCATGTCATCAACTATGACATGCCGTTTGAGCCTGAGCATTATATTCACCGGATCGGCAGAACGGGCAGGGCCGGTGCCACAGGCACCTCCATCTCGTTTGCCGATGAAATGAGTTCGTTTCAGATTCCGTTGATTGAAGCGGTGTTAGGCTATAAGCTGCCCTGTGAATATCCGTCCGACATTCTGGAAAATCCATTGCCCAAACCCGCACCCAAAAAGAAAAACACATCGCCTCCCCCGAAAGCCAAAGCCAAATCCAGACGGAGGCGGCGATCCAGGCCACCGGGAAATTACGCCGGGAAAAGCCGTCCGGGTTCCAGTTGA
- the thiS gene encoding sulfur carrier protein ThiS — MTVGAGPGTEFPPRKRFSVWASIFRKCWKCWRKTGFNKAQTLFMIQVNDQPFEWKPDMTIADLLKQMPDVRFCSVVRLNGKLVSSPRFRETRIPDNAVIHLLPLVAGG, encoded by the coding sequence ATGACCGTCGGGGCTGGACCCGGAACGGAATTCCCACCAAGGAAACGGTTCAGCGTCTGGGCATCGATTTTCCGGAAGTGCTGGAAGTGCTGGCGGAAAACGGGATTCAATAAGGCACAAACCCTTTTTATGATACAGGTGAATGACCAGCCATTTGAGTGGAAACCGGACATGACCATCGCGGATCTGCTGAAACAGATGCCGGATGTCCGGTTCTGCTCCGTGGTCCGTCTCAACGGAAAACTGGTCTCCAGCCCCCGGTTTCGGGAAACCCGGATTCCGGACAACGCGGTCATCCATCTGCTGCCTCTGGTGGCAGGTGGATGA
- a CDS encoding aldehyde ferredoxin oxidoreductase family protein, which produces MGPVKLNEIKAVSYDRAEVIKGYTDRSLHINLADNDIRIDSIDAAVKDKFIGGKGYDLWFMWQAVKGTTKWNDPENALCISAGPLGGTPGYPGGGKSIVTTISPLTGAPIDSNVGGYFGPYKKFSGFDVITLTGKADQDVVILIDGIESRIKIFNAADLPDNAYDLSDALTRYFDEEKPVNVSVVTAGPGAENTFFGCLNFSWYDAGRKRVRYKQAGRGGTGTVLADKRIKAVVARYGAVSMKSNQPADLEALKTVTKTHAKEIHDLDPKQNRMALVGTTHLVPIMNDHDCLPTHNFKFGSHPGAAVIGEAVYEHIFDKGFDGCWRGCAVACSHGVKDFSPFTGPFKGTRVFVDGPEYETVAGCGSNLGIFDAHTILEINFYCDAYGMDTISVGTSIGFVMECFENKLITPDHTGGMDISFGNRLNTLELIHQMARGEGFGAIVGKGIRRMKQIFAEKFNADPAFMQDIGMESKGLEFSEYITKESLAQQGGYGLALKGPQHDEAWLIFLDMVHNFMPTFENKAEALHWFPMFRTWFGLCGLCKLPWNDIVPEDNKDTKEPAKVMKHIQWYADFFSAVTGKKTMPDDLIAMSEAVYNFQRIFNLKMGYGTREHDTLPYRAMGPVTVEEYESRSDRYDTQLTDTYGMDITDMDTAAKVAALRKERESQYEQLKDAVYDRRGWTRNGIPTKETVQRLGIDFPEVLEVLAENGIQ; this is translated from the coding sequence ATGGGTCCTGTGAAATTAAATGAAATCAAAGCTGTTTCCTATGACCGGGCGGAAGTGATCAAAGGATACACGGATCGGTCCCTTCACATCAACCTGGCTGATAATGACATCCGCATCGATTCAATTGATGCGGCCGTAAAAGACAAATTCATCGGCGGCAAAGGGTATGATCTGTGGTTCATGTGGCAGGCCGTCAAAGGCACCACAAAATGGAATGATCCGGAGAATGCCCTGTGCATCTCCGCCGGTCCCTTAGGGGGAACCCCGGGATATCCCGGTGGCGGCAAAAGCATCGTCACCACCATTTCCCCGCTGACGGGCGCGCCCATTGATTCCAATGTAGGCGGCTATTTCGGTCCTTACAAAAAATTTTCCGGATTCGACGTAATCACGTTGACCGGCAAGGCAGACCAGGACGTCGTCATTCTTATCGACGGCATTGAAAGCCGGATCAAAATATTTAATGCCGCCGATCTGCCGGACAATGCCTATGATCTGTCCGATGCCCTGACCCGGTATTTTGACGAGGAAAAACCCGTGAACGTCTCTGTGGTGACCGCCGGTCCCGGTGCTGAAAATACGTTTTTCGGATGCCTGAATTTCTCCTGGTATGATGCCGGGCGCAAAAGGGTCCGTTACAAACAGGCCGGCCGGGGCGGCACGGGCACGGTGCTGGCCGACAAGAGAATCAAGGCCGTGGTGGCCCGATATGGGGCTGTTTCCATGAAAAGCAATCAGCCCGCAGATCTGGAAGCGTTGAAAACCGTGACCAAAACCCATGCCAAAGAGATCCATGACCTAGATCCCAAACAGAACCGCATGGCTTTGGTGGGCACCACCCATCTGGTTCCCATCATGAACGACCATGACTGCCTGCCCACACACAATTTCAAATTCGGGTCCCACCCGGGGGCGGCCGTCATCGGTGAAGCCGTGTATGAACATATATTTGACAAGGGCTTTGACGGGTGCTGGCGGGGATGTGCCGTGGCCTGTTCCCACGGAGTCAAGGATTTTTCCCCGTTCACCGGCCCCTTCAAAGGCACCAGGGTGTTTGTGGACGGGCCGGAATATGAAACCGTGGCCGGATGCGGTTCCAACTTAGGCATTTTTGATGCCCACACCATCCTGGAAATCAACTTTTATTGCGATGCCTATGGAATGGATACCATTTCCGTGGGAACCTCCATCGGATTTGTGATGGAATGCTTTGAAAACAAGCTGATCACCCCAGACCATACCGGCGGCATGGACATCAGTTTCGGCAACCGGCTCAACACCCTGGAACTGATCCACCAGATGGCCAGAGGCGAAGGGTTCGGTGCCATTGTGGGCAAAGGCATCCGCCGGATGAAACAGATCTTTGCCGAAAAATTCAATGCTGATCCCGCGTTCATGCAGGATATCGGTATGGAATCCAAAGGCCTGGAATTTTCCGAATACATCACCAAGGAAAGTCTGGCCCAGCAGGGCGGATACGGCCTGGCCCTCAAAGGTCCCCAGCATGATGAAGCCTGGCTGATTTTTCTGGACATGGTCCACAATTTCATGCCCACTTTTGAAAACAAGGCCGAAGCCCTGCACTGGTTTCCCATGTTCCGGACCTGGTTCGGTCTGTGCGGCCTGTGCAAGCTGCCCTGGAACGATATCGTGCCTGAAGACAACAAAGACACCAAAGAACCGGCCAAGGTGATGAAACATATACAATGGTACGCAGATTTCTTTTCCGCTGTCACGGGTAAAAAAACCATGCCCGATGATCTCATCGCCATGAGTGAAGCCGTGTATAATTTCCAGCGGATCTTCAACCTGAAAATGGGATACGGCACCCGGGAACATGACACCCTGCCCTACCGGGCCATGGGGCCGGTGACTGTGGAAGAATATGAAAGCCGTTCGGACCGTTACGACACACAGCTGACCGACACCTACGGCATGGATATCACAGATATGGATACGGCAGCCAAAGTCGCGGCATTGAGAAAAGAACGCGAATCCCAGTATGAACAGCTTAAAGATGCGGTCTATGACCGTCGGGGCTGGACCCGGAACGGAATTCCCACCAAGGAAACGGTTCAGCGTCTGGGCATCGATTTTCCGGAAGTGCTGGAAGTGCTGGCGGAAAACGGGATTCAATAA
- a CDS encoding YggT family protein, whose protein sequence is MLVLANFLEAVAVVLDYGLTLYMWIVIAGAVLSWVSPDPYNPIVRFINTATEPVFYQIRKRLPVHFGGIDISPIVVLMGIIFLQTFVVNTLHGLARSMVL, encoded by the coding sequence ATGCTTGTATTGGCCAATTTTCTGGAAGCAGTCGCCGTGGTGCTGGATTATGGATTAACGCTTTACATGTGGATCGTTATTGCCGGTGCGGTGTTGTCCTGGGTCAGCCCGGATCCTTACAACCCCATTGTCCGGTTCATCAATACCGCAACGGAACCGGTATTTTATCAGATCCGAAAAAGGTTGCCCGTCCATTTCGGAGGGATTGATATTTCACCGATCGTCGTACTGATGGGTATCATCTTTCTTCAGACCTTTGTGGTGAACACGCTGCATGGACTGGCACGGTCCATGGTGTTGTAA
- a CDS encoding DivIVA domain-containing protein — protein MGITSMVVRQKEFKTRFRGFDVREVDGFLEEVAVQMESMDRTIENLTEEKRRLDLENQGYRKRENAMKNAMIQSQNVLDQMKDNAKKSAQVTIANAQVEAEKILNRAHKRLSQLHSDIMELKRQRIQLEMQVSAVIESHAKLLEMSKKENKAADETDATLKFINRA, from the coding sequence ATGGGTATCACATCAATGGTGGTCAGGCAGAAGGAATTCAAAACCCGTTTCAGGGGATTTGATGTTCGGGAAGTGGATGGATTTCTGGAAGAAGTGGCCGTTCAGATGGAGTCCATGGACCGGACCATTGAAAACCTGACTGAAGAAAAAAGACGGCTGGACCTGGAAAATCAGGGGTACCGCAAACGGGAAAATGCCATGAAAAACGCCATGATCCAATCCCAGAACGTATTGGATCAGATGAAGGACAACGCCAAAAAATCGGCCCAGGTCACCATTGCCAATGCCCAGGTGGAAGCGGAAAAAATTCTGAACCGGGCCCATAAACGGCTTTCTCAACTCCACAGTGATATCATGGAACTCAAACGGCAGCGGATTCAACTGGAAATGCAGGTCAGTGCAGTCATTGAATCTCATGCCAAATTACTGGAAATGAGCAAGAAAGAAAACAAGGCGGCCGATGAGACCGATGCCACGCTCAAATTTATCAACCGGGCGTGA